A part of Brachybacterium faecium DSM 4810 genomic DNA contains:
- a CDS encoding aminopeptidase N (PFAM: Peptidase family M1~TIGRFAM: aminopeptidase N, Streptomyces lividans type), producing the protein MASENLTRDEARRRASFLSTDSYDIRLDLTTDERTFRTETTIRFSASAAEATFLDLLAEEVQEIELNGELLEDPASRFDGARVRLPSLIEGENEVRVLATGRYMNTGEGLHRFVDPVDEEVYLYTQFEVSDARRMFACFEQPDLKATFALTVTAPAHWRVISNSPTPAPSAAAEGTATWAFEPTERISTYLVALIAGNYQGGTGEVTTRDGRTLPMGVFARASLAEHVDAQNIIDVTKTGIDVYEEAFDQDFPFRKYDQVFVPEYNMGAMENPGAITYVESYVFRSDVSDAIRERRDLTILHELAHMWFGNLVTMRWWDDLWLNESFAEYASTLVSAEATRWTDAWTTFALSEKGWAYQQDQLPSTHPVVADMIDLEAVETNFDGITYAKGASVLRQLVAYVGRDEFFAGVRAYFTKHAWGNTELTDLLTELEATSGRDLGTWAELWLQRAGVNTLHPEIERDGDGTVTRFAISQTAPEEHQTLRPHRLQVGGFRLQGGRLVRTESVELDVDGELTEVPELTGRRADLWLLNDGDLTYTKVRLDEQSLAIAMEHLRDLEDPLARTLLWSAVWDMVRDGELPSRRYQQLVLAHLTGEGSSSVVRTLLQQLEVVAGPYAAVDQRALRTAQAATAVWELAEAAEAGSDVQLQLLETFARLARTEEHRHTLEGLLGGTITLPGREIDTDLRWKLVISLAVLGGIDTAGIDEQLAADDTQSGRKHALTARAALPTEAAKAKAWRRTVEKDTLANESITAVILGFRRVVDDSLLAPYRQRYFEALTRVWAERSNEIAHRIVAGYFPHSYGGPGVLDAADAWLADAEDAPFGLRRIIVEGRATVARQEKVRAADLP; encoded by the coding sequence ATGGCTTCCGAGAACCTCACGCGTGACGAAGCGCGACGCCGCGCCTCGTTCCTCAGCACCGACTCCTACGACATCCGCCTGGACCTCACCACGGACGAGCGGACGTTCCGCACCGAGACCACGATCCGCTTCTCCGCGAGCGCCGCCGAGGCGACCTTCCTCGATCTGCTCGCCGAGGAGGTCCAGGAGATCGAGCTCAACGGCGAGCTGCTGGAGGATCCCGCGTCCCGCTTCGACGGGGCGCGCGTGCGCCTGCCCTCCCTGATCGAGGGCGAGAACGAGGTGCGGGTGCTCGCCACCGGGCGGTACATGAACACCGGCGAGGGGCTGCACCGCTTCGTGGACCCGGTCGACGAGGAGGTCTACCTCTACACCCAGTTCGAGGTCTCCGACGCCCGGCGCATGTTCGCCTGCTTCGAGCAGCCCGACCTCAAGGCGACCTTCGCCCTGACCGTCACCGCCCCCGCCCACTGGCGGGTCATCTCCAACTCCCCCACCCCCGCCCCGTCGGCCGCCGCCGAGGGCACGGCGACCTGGGCGTTCGAGCCCACCGAGCGGATCTCCACCTACCTCGTCGCGCTCATCGCCGGCAACTATCAGGGCGGCACCGGCGAGGTCACCACCCGCGACGGGCGCACCCTGCCGATGGGGGTGTTCGCCCGCGCCTCGCTCGCCGAGCACGTGGATGCGCAGAACATCATCGACGTGACGAAGACCGGGATCGACGTCTACGAGGAGGCCTTCGACCAGGACTTCCCGTTCCGCAAGTACGACCAGGTGTTCGTGCCGGAATACAACATGGGTGCGATGGAGAACCCCGGCGCCATCACCTACGTCGAGTCGTACGTGTTCCGCTCCGACGTCTCCGACGCGATCCGCGAGCGCCGCGACCTCACCATCCTCCACGAGCTGGCACACATGTGGTTCGGGAACCTGGTGACCATGCGCTGGTGGGACGACCTGTGGCTGAACGAGTCCTTCGCCGAGTACGCCTCGACCCTCGTCAGCGCCGAGGCCACGCGCTGGACCGACGCCTGGACCACCTTCGCCCTCTCGGAGAAGGGCTGGGCGTACCAGCAGGACCAGCTCCCCTCGACCCACCCGGTGGTCGCGGACATGATCGATCTCGAGGCGGTCGAGACGAACTTCGACGGCATCACCTACGCCAAGGGCGCCTCGGTGCTGCGCCAGCTCGTGGCGTATGTGGGCCGGGACGAGTTCTTCGCCGGGGTGCGCGCCTACTTCACGAAGCACGCCTGGGGCAACACCGAGCTCACCGACCTGCTCACCGAGCTCGAGGCCACCAGCGGCCGGGACCTCGGCACCTGGGCCGAGCTCTGGCTGCAGCGGGCCGGGGTGAACACCCTCCACCCCGAGATCGAGAGGGACGGCGACGGCACCGTGACCCGCTTCGCGATCTCCCAGACCGCCCCGGAGGAGCATCAGACCCTGCGCCCCCATCGCCTGCAGGTGGGCGGCTTCCGCCTGCAGGGCGGGCGGCTGGTGCGCACCGAGTCCGTCGAGCTGGACGTCGACGGCGAGCTCACCGAGGTGCCGGAGCTGACCGGCCGCCGCGCGGACCTCTGGCTCCTCAACGACGGCGACCTCACCTACACGAAGGTGCGCCTGGACGAGCAGTCCCTCGCGATCGCGATGGAGCACCTGCGCGACCTCGAGGACCCCCTCGCCCGCACCCTGCTGTGGTCCGCCGTCTGGGACATGGTGCGCGACGGGGAGCTGCCCAGCCGCCGCTACCAGCAGCTCGTGCTCGCCCACCTCACCGGTGAAGGCTCCTCCTCGGTGGTGCGCACCCTGCTGCAGCAGCTGGAGGTCGTGGCCGGGCCCTACGCCGCCGTCGACCAGCGCGCCCTGCGCACCGCGCAGGCGGCCACCGCCGTGTGGGAGCTCGCGGAGGCGGCCGAGGCCGGCTCCGACGTGCAGCTGCAGCTGCTGGAGACCTTCGCGCGCCTCGCCCGCACCGAGGAGCACCGCCACACCCTCGAGGGCCTGCTGGGCGGCACGATCACCCTGCCCGGCCGCGAGATCGACACCGACCTGCGCTGGAAGCTCGTGATCTCCCTGGCCGTGCTCGGCGGGATCGACACCGCCGGGATCGACGAGCAGCTCGCCGCGGACGACACCCAGTCCGGCCGCAAGCACGCCCTCACCGCCCGCGCGGCGCTTCCCACCGAGGCCGCGAAGGCCAAGGCCTGGCGGCGCACCGTCGAGAAGGACACGCTGGCCAACGAGTCGATCACCGCCGTGATCCTGGGCTTCCGCCGCGTGGTCGACGACTCGCTCCTCGCCCCCTACCGCCAGCGCTACTTCGAGGCGCTCACGCGGGTGTGGGCGGAGCGCTCGAACGAGATCGCCCACCGCATCGTGGCCGGCTACTTCCCGCACTCCTACGGCGGCCCCGGCGTGCTCGATGCGGCCGATGCCTGGCTCGCCGATGCCGAGGACGCCCCCTTCGGGCTGCGGCGCATCATCGTCGAGGGCCGCGCCACCGTGGCCCGGCAGGAGAAGGTGCGCGCCGCGGACCTCCCCTGA
- a CDS encoding uncharacterized conserved protein (PFAM: Protein of unknown function (DUF402)), whose protein sequence is MAGRYGASVEADPAGISTMSSTPRWSPGDQVTWTYYTLQHPTRTVRPGTVVLDDDRGVVVWIAPGTEVLLPVLESGAALRRAGDEGMFTAPRLQSKQLWTGNGILMIGLPDAPYSIWLFYKDDGSLGCYYVNLETPYERTEEGVRTRDLVLDLVVLPRRDWHYKDEDELEGAERTGYFSPAEIAEIRAAGRRAEQHIAEWSYPFSAGYEYFFPDPSWPLPRLPEHYTWDLDLTHR, encoded by the coding sequence GTGGCCGGTCGGTACGGGGCGTCCGTGGAGGCCGATCCGGCCGGGATCTCCACCATGTCTTCCACCCCGCGCTGGTCGCCCGGCGACCAGGTGACCTGGACCTACTACACCCTTCAGCACCCCACGCGCACCGTCCGTCCCGGCACCGTCGTGCTCGATGACGATCGCGGCGTGGTGGTGTGGATCGCGCCCGGCACCGAGGTGCTCCTTCCCGTCCTGGAATCCGGGGCGGCGCTGCGCCGTGCGGGCGACGAGGGCATGTTCACCGCCCCCCGCCTCCAGTCCAAGCAGCTGTGGACGGGCAACGGGATCCTCATGATCGGCCTGCCCGACGCGCCCTACTCGATCTGGCTGTTCTACAAGGACGACGGCTCGCTGGGCTGCTACTACGTGAACCTCGAGACGCCCTACGAGCGCACCGAGGAGGGAGTGCGGACCCGCGACCTCGTGCTCGACCTCGTGGTGCTGCCCCGCCGCGACTGGCACTACAAGGACGAGGACGAGCTCGAGGGCGCCGAGCGCACCGGCTACTTCTCCCCCGCCGAGATCGCGGAGATCCGGGCCGCCGGGCGCCGGGCCGAGCAGCACATCGCCGAGTGGAGCTACCCCTTCTCCGCCGGGTACGAGTACTTCTTCCCGGACCCCTCGTGGCCGCTGCCCCGCCTGCCCGAGCACTACACCTGGGATCTCGATCTGACCCATCGCTGA
- a CDS encoding fatty acid desaturase (PFAM: Fatty acid desaturase), whose amino-acid sequence MTTTAQSRPPRTSRSRGPRADAQTRDYFELAQRVKDAGLMGRNVRSYVVRTAVLALALAGAFVLLVTLGSTWWQLAVAALFGILFTQAAFIGHDAAHQQVFSSGRHNAWFSRIIGNLVVGLAIAWWTRKHNKHHANPNTIGRDGDIAGGVLVFVPEEQAARTGFMAWFAKRQGWAFFPILTLFGFVLHYEGITALLTKGRVKHRKVELALVLVRVIGFPAIVLATLGLGMGAAFLGVQMAVFGIYMGSSFAPNHKGMPLIPKGLQVDFLRRQVLTSRNISGGLLMNWAMGGLDLQIEHHLFPRMPSANLRKAKPIVKEFCAERGITYTETNLLTSYGIIIRYLNRVGLGHADPMDCPLAAQLRGASIS is encoded by the coding sequence ATGACCACCACTGCACAGTCGCGTCCCCCGCGCACCTCTCGGTCCCGGGGACCTCGGGCCGACGCCCAGACCCGGGACTACTTCGAGCTGGCGCAACGGGTGAAGGACGCCGGGCTGATGGGCCGCAACGTGCGGTCCTACGTGGTGCGCACGGCGGTGCTCGCGCTGGCCCTGGCCGGCGCCTTCGTGCTGCTGGTGACCCTGGGGAGCACCTGGTGGCAGCTCGCCGTGGCGGCGCTGTTCGGGATCCTGTTCACCCAGGCCGCGTTCATCGGCCACGACGCCGCGCACCAGCAGGTCTTCTCCTCCGGCCGGCACAACGCCTGGTTCTCCCGCATCATCGGGAACCTCGTGGTGGGCCTCGCCATCGCCTGGTGGACCCGTAAGCACAACAAGCACCACGCGAACCCCAACACCATCGGCCGCGACGGCGACATCGCCGGCGGCGTGCTGGTGTTCGTGCCCGAGGAGCAGGCCGCCCGCACCGGCTTCATGGCCTGGTTCGCGAAGCGGCAGGGCTGGGCGTTCTTCCCGATCCTGACCCTGTTCGGCTTCGTGCTGCACTACGAGGGGATCACTGCTCTGCTCACGAAGGGCCGGGTCAAGCACCGCAAGGTCGAACTGGCGCTCGTGCTGGTGCGCGTCATCGGGTTCCCGGCGATCGTACTGGCCACCCTGGGACTGGGGATGGGCGCGGCGTTCCTGGGCGTGCAGATGGCCGTCTTCGGAATCTACATGGGCTCCTCCTTCGCCCCGAACCACAAGGGCATGCCCCTGATCCCCAAGGGCCTCCAGGTCGACTTCCTGCGCCGCCAGGTCCTCACCAGCCGCAACATCTCCGGCGGCCTGCTCATGAACTGGGCGATGGGAGGGCTGGACCTGCAGATCGAGCACCACCTGTTCCCCCGCATGCCCTCGGCGAACCTGCGCAAGGCGAAGCCGATCGTCAAGGAGTTCTGCGCCGAGCGCGGGATCACCTATACCGAGACGAACCTGCTGACGTCCTATGGGATCATCATCCGGTATCTCAACCGAGTGGGTCTGGGCCACGCCGATCCCATGGACTGCCCGCTGGCGGCACAGCTGCGCGGAGCCTCCATCTCCTGA
- a CDS encoding signal transduction histidine kinase (PFAM: Histidine kinase-, DNA gyrase B-, and HSP90-like ATPase; Histidine kinase), whose translation MFLVPDRRSLRRLGPDLALVLTGLPLTLLAVLVLVPLTAVSAVFAILWIGVLLLPLALTLGSWFAGRDRGRLRRWGLEVSAPRYRPTGSGAAGLARRAADARRWLDLGFEGLIALPLRVLTASLTLAWALAALGGLTHWAWGRLLPPAVWEVPGQWALALVTGLVLLLSFPSGVHLLARIDAAVTASALGGAAPGSRMPGLDGAPGRGAPGPAASLPRLRESAWSRMTIAFLAFVLLVVGWPVITVVYEVHPAPAMLVTAAAGAAALLGARWPWAGLALSALAALATMLLTASGQAVAPWPWPVTALLAHCLSLAVLAIFHRWYWALSAWSAGATLTLAALLVTDPATMPDGTLRAVMTNGVVLVAISGGVVLLGLTVRQWLLARGQAEQAQTLSAEEMRRRLELEERGRIARELHDVVAHSMSVITVQAGTAPYRLTHLDAETASEFEDIAASARQALGEMRSLLTILRSDDSVAEVPMPGLAQIEELLVASRSAGATITAELETPEVPPTIGLTAYRVVQEGLSNALRHARGATISVHVAAVEGALEITVRNDAPPPAQGQPGPIPGAGLGLAGLRERVAALGGTVVSGASPGGGFALRARVPLVGPLPR comes from the coding sequence ATGTTCCTCGTCCCTGATCGGCGCAGCCTGCGGCGGCTGGGCCCGGATCTGGCGCTCGTGCTCACCGGGCTCCCGCTCACGCTGCTCGCCGTGCTGGTGCTGGTGCCGCTCACCGCGGTCTCCGCCGTGTTCGCGATCCTCTGGATCGGCGTGCTGCTGCTGCCGCTCGCGCTGACCCTCGGCTCCTGGTTCGCGGGCCGGGACCGCGGCCGGCTGCGCCGCTGGGGGCTCGAGGTCTCGGCGCCGCGCTACCGGCCGACGGGCTCCGGCGCGGCCGGCCTGGCACGCCGCGCCGCCGATGCGCGCCGCTGGCTGGACCTGGGCTTCGAAGGGCTCATCGCCCTGCCCCTGCGGGTGCTCACCGCCTCGCTGACCCTCGCCTGGGCGCTCGCGGCGCTCGGGGGCCTGACGCACTGGGCCTGGGGCCGGCTGCTGCCCCCCGCCGTGTGGGAGGTGCCGGGCCAATGGGCGCTCGCCCTGGTCACCGGGCTGGTGCTCCTGCTGTCCTTCCCCTCCGGGGTGCATCTCCTGGCCCGCATCGACGCGGCCGTGACCGCCTCCGCGCTGGGCGGAGCGGCCCCCGGCTCCCGGATGCCGGGGCTCGACGGCGCGCCGGGACGCGGCGCCCCCGGCCCCGCCGCCTCCCTGCCGCGGCTGCGGGAGAGCGCCTGGTCCCGCATGACCATCGCCTTCCTGGCCTTCGTGCTGCTGGTGGTCGGCTGGCCCGTCATTACCGTCGTCTACGAGGTGCATCCGGCGCCCGCGATGCTCGTGACCGCAGCGGCCGGTGCCGCCGCGCTGCTGGGGGCCCGCTGGCCCTGGGCGGGGCTCGCCCTCTCGGCGCTCGCCGCGCTCGCGACGATGCTCCTCACCGCGTCGGGACAGGCGGTCGCCCCCTGGCCCTGGCCGGTGACGGCGCTGCTCGCCCACTGCCTCAGCCTGGCCGTCCTGGCGATCTTCCACCGCTGGTACTGGGCGCTGTCCGCCTGGTCCGCCGGGGCCACGCTGACCCTCGCGGCGCTGCTGGTGACCGACCCCGCGACGATGCCGGACGGCACGCTGCGCGCCGTAATGACCAACGGCGTGGTGCTGGTGGCCATCAGCGGCGGCGTGGTGCTCCTCGGCCTCACGGTGCGCCAGTGGCTCCTCGCCCGCGGCCAGGCGGAGCAGGCGCAGACCCTCAGCGCGGAGGAGATGCGCCGCCGCCTGGAGCTCGAGGAGCGCGGCCGCATCGCCCGGGAGCTGCACGACGTGGTGGCGCATTCGATGTCGGTCATCACCGTGCAGGCGGGCACCGCCCCGTACCGCCTCACGCATCTCGACGCGGAGACCGCGAGCGAGTTCGAGGACATCGCCGCCTCCGCCCGCCAGGCGCTCGGCGAGATGCGCTCGCTGCTGACGATCCTGCGCAGCGACGACTCCGTCGCCGAGGTGCCGATGCCGGGCCTGGCCCAGATCGAGGAGCTCCTGGTCGCCAGCCGCAGCGCGGGCGCCACGATCACCGCGGAGCTCGAGACCCCCGAGGTGCCGCCCACCATCGGCCTGACCGCCTACCGCGTGGTGCAGGAGGGGCTGAGCAACGCGCTGCGCCATGCCCGCGGGGCGACGATCTCCGTGCACGTCGCCGCCGTCGAGGGCGCGCTGGAGATCACGGTCCGCAACGACGCCCCGCCGCCCGCCCAGGGCCAGCCCGGCCCGATCCCCGGCGCGGGGCTGGGGCTGGCCGGCCTCCGCGAGCGGGTCGCCGCGCTCGGCGGCACCGTCGTCAGCGGCGCGTCGCCGGGCGGCGGCTTCGCCCTGCGCGCCCGGGTCCCGCTGGTGGGCCCCCTACCCCGGTAG
- a CDS encoding response regulator containing a CheY-like receiver domain and an HTH DNA-binding domain (PFAM: Response regulator receiver domain; Bacterial regulatory proteins, luxR family), whose protein sequence is METPPAAVRVLIVDDQSMIRGGFEALLGAQEGIEVVGTAADGAGIVDVVARTRPDVVLMDIRMPHVGGLEATREVLEMPGAVPRIIMLTTFDADEYVFAALRAGASGFLLKDSTPEELVHAVRVVADGQSLLAPPVTRALIADFVARPERSAGADASLAVLTERELEVLRGVARGLANREIAAELVMAEQTVKTHVSRILGKLMLRDRTQLVVAAYESGLVIPGE, encoded by the coding sequence ATGGAGACTCCCCCCGCTGCTGTGCGCGTGCTGATCGTCGACGACCAGTCGATGATCCGCGGCGGGTTCGAGGCGCTGCTGGGCGCGCAGGAGGGGATCGAGGTGGTGGGCACCGCCGCCGACGGCGCCGGGATCGTCGACGTCGTGGCGCGCACCCGCCCGGACGTGGTGCTGATGGACATCCGGATGCCGCACGTGGGCGGGCTCGAGGCGACCCGCGAGGTGCTCGAGATGCCCGGCGCCGTGCCGAGGATCATCATGCTCACCACCTTCGATGCGGACGAGTACGTCTTCGCGGCTCTGCGGGCCGGGGCGAGCGGGTTCCTGCTCAAGGATTCCACACCCGAGGAGCTGGTCCATGCCGTGCGTGTCGTCGCGGACGGGCAGTCGCTCCTGGCGCCCCCTGTGACCCGAGCCCTGATCGCGGATTTCGTCGCGCGGCCCGAGCGGTCGGCCGGAGCGGATGCGAGCCTCGCCGTGCTCACCGAGCGGGAGCTGGAGGTGCTGCGCGGGGTCGCGCGGGGGCTCGCGAACCGGGAGATCGCCGCCGAGCTGGTGATGGCCGAGCAGACAGTGAAGACGCACGTCTCGCGCATCCTCGGCAAGCTGATGCTGCGCGACCGCACCCAGCTGGTGGTCGCCGCCTACGAATCAGGCCTGGTCATCCCGGGGGAGTGA
- a CDS encoding protein kinase family protein (PFAM: Protein kinase domain) — protein sequence MSTIMSDVIAGRIALLDPLARGASGSLWRAVDRRYGAVCAAKVMRQRDGAEVLRFVREQAVGSAQGLGRHPHLLPPYTWVAEDDTVVLVMPLVHGGTLADALAEHGALSPSLVAQLLRQLLDALATMHAAQWVHRDVKPANLLLDATGEEAPHLLLADFGIALHESDVRLTETGFAHGTPGFMAPEVLAGAGTSTAQDVWAAAACALEALAPPRPRERPDPAQLPARLHDILAASPDPASRPLEALLQEMLRPDPAARPTAAQARDLIPPPSAPTAQWSRAADGSLFVVADRLEAAEAGPEVPLDGPGSLAGLAPGLHERLTALSASAGSPAAAPPTALSTAQPPAAPPQPAPSAAGSPDGGPSDGGPSADGAHTTKRLVHDPTRRNPAAQATAPAPRRGRATWAGVLLLVLSALCLAGAAALLWAALS from the coding sequence ATGTCGACCATCATGTCCGATGTCATCGCCGGCCGTATCGCGCTGCTCGATCCCCTCGCCCGGGGTGCCTCCGGCTCCCTGTGGCGTGCGGTGGACCGCCGGTACGGGGCGGTGTGCGCGGCGAAGGTGATGCGCCAGCGGGACGGGGCCGAGGTGCTGCGCTTCGTGCGCGAGCAGGCGGTCGGCTCCGCGCAGGGGCTGGGCCGCCACCCTCATCTGCTCCCGCCCTACACCTGGGTCGCGGAGGACGACACCGTCGTGCTGGTGATGCCGCTCGTGCACGGCGGGACGCTGGCCGACGCCCTCGCAGAGCACGGTGCCCTGTCCCCCTCGCTGGTCGCGCAGCTGCTGCGCCAGCTCCTGGACGCGCTCGCGACGATGCACGCCGCGCAGTGGGTGCACCGCGACGTCAAACCGGCGAACCTGCTGCTGGACGCCACCGGGGAGGAGGCCCCGCACCTGCTGCTGGCCGATTTCGGGATCGCCCTGCACGAGAGCGACGTGCGGCTGACGGAGACCGGCTTCGCGCACGGCACCCCCGGCTTCATGGCCCCGGAGGTCCTCGCGGGGGCGGGCACCTCCACCGCGCAGGACGTGTGGGCGGCCGCCGCCTGCGCGCTCGAAGCGCTCGCTCCGCCCCGGCCGCGGGAGCGCCCCGACCCGGCGCAGCTGCCGGCACGCCTGCACGACATCCTCGCCGCGAGCCCCGATCCGGCCTCCCGGCCGCTCGAGGCGCTGCTGCAGGAGATGCTCCGGCCCGATCCGGCGGCCCGCCCCACCGCGGCACAGGCGCGGGACCTCATCCCGCCGCCCTCCGCACCGACGGCGCAGTGGTCGCGCGCCGCCGATGGCAGCCTCTTCGTGGTGGCCGACCGTCTCGAGGCCGCAGAGGCGGGACCGGAGGTCCCGCTCGATGGCCCCGGGTCCCTCGCCGGGCTCGCCCCGGGACTCCACGAGCGCCTCACGGCGCTGTCCGCCTCGGCCGGTTCGCCGGCGGCCGCACCACCGACCGCGCTGTCGACCGCGCAACCCCCGGCCGCGCCGCCGCAGCCTGCGCCGTCCGCCGCCGGCTCGCCGGACGGTGGACCGTCGGACGGCGGGCCGTCGGCCGATGGCGCGCACACGACCAAACGCCTCGTCCATGACCCGACGCGCCGGAACCCCGCGGCGCAGGCGACCGCCCCGGCCCCGCGCCGCGGCCGCGCCACCTGGGCGGGCGTGCTGCTGCTGGTGCTGTCCGCCCTGTGCCTCGCCGGTGCCGCCGCCCTGCTCTGGGCGGCCCTGTCCTGA
- a CDS encoding ABC-type multidrug transport system, ATPase and permease component (PFAM: ABC transporter; ABC transporter transmembrane region), with protein sequence MSEIDWKRPLEQVLGDDATAHRQLAEHAQLLPIADAPTAVRFMLARLREHWVSTLLTLVITIGGAVAAAILPRLIGSAVDVVASGGSGDRIWVLGGQILGVGALQAVLTALGWSMISALGQRILAGMREDVIDRALDLPAQTMESSGIGDALSRVADDVDVAARAVNNLVPNLIQLGFLVVITLVGMATLSPWLLLMVMIIVPMYVVAAVWYLRRTAPIYRRERIAMGARAQGLLSAIHGIPTVHAYGIERRETRHVAVLSETAAVLNMRVMFLVSRLVVGLNVPENLALAMVLLLGFVMVQVGGAPVGLVTAAAVYLVTLFWPMMSVIFNLDDVQSALASVSRMVGVITSIDPASSPGTETPADASIRLEQVSHAYGEDEDGTERTVLRPLDLDIAAGEVVSLVGASGAGKSTLAAILAGTLAPRHGRVVHGGADLARADLEAVRSHASIVSQDVHVFRGTLREDLQLAAPRATDEELRRALRRVDALAWVDRLPRGLDTEVGEKGERLTAEQSQQLALARVALQDPQVLILDEATADEGSSGARVLERAALEVARGRTTIIVAHRLSQAKVADRILVMAEGRVVEQGTHEELVAHGGDYARLWEAWSG encoded by the coding sequence ATGAGCGAGATCGACTGGAAGCGTCCTCTCGAGCAGGTGCTGGGCGATGACGCGACCGCCCACCGCCAGCTCGCCGAGCACGCGCAGCTGCTGCCCATCGCAGATGCGCCGACGGCGGTGCGGTTCATGCTCGCCCGCCTGCGGGAGCACTGGGTCTCGACCCTGCTCACCCTCGTGATCACGATCGGGGGCGCGGTCGCCGCCGCGATCCTCCCCCGGCTCATCGGCTCCGCGGTGGACGTCGTCGCCTCCGGCGGGTCCGGGGACCGGATCTGGGTGCTCGGCGGGCAGATCCTCGGCGTCGGCGCGCTGCAGGCGGTGCTCACCGCGCTCGGCTGGTCGATGATCTCCGCCCTCGGCCAGCGGATCCTCGCCGGGATGCGCGAGGACGTCATCGACCGGGCGCTGGACCTGCCGGCGCAGACCATGGAGAGCTCCGGCATCGGCGACGCCCTCTCCCGCGTCGCCGATGACGTGGACGTCGCGGCACGGGCCGTGAACAACCTGGTCCCGAACCTCATCCAGCTCGGCTTCCTGGTGGTCATCACCCTGGTGGGGATGGCGACCCTGTCCCCGTGGCTGCTGCTGATGGTGATGATCATCGTCCCGATGTACGTGGTCGCCGCCGTCTGGTATCTGCGCCGCACCGCGCCCATCTACCGCCGGGAGCGGATCGCGATGGGTGCTCGGGCGCAGGGCCTGCTCTCGGCGATCCACGGGATCCCCACCGTGCACGCCTACGGCATCGAGCGGCGCGAGACCCGCCACGTCGCGGTGCTCTCGGAGACTGCCGCGGTGCTGAACATGCGGGTGATGTTCCTGGTGAGCCGCCTGGTGGTGGGGCTGAACGTGCCCGAGAACCTGGCGCTGGCGATGGTGCTCCTGCTCGGCTTCGTGATGGTGCAGGTGGGCGGGGCGCCCGTGGGCCTGGTGACCGCGGCCGCGGTCTACCTCGTCACGCTGTTCTGGCCGATGATGTCAGTGATCTTCAACCTCGACGACGTGCAGTCGGCGCTCGCGAGCGTGTCCCGCATGGTCGGGGTGATCACCTCGATCGACCCGGCCTCCTCCCCCGGCACCGAGACGCCGGCCGACGCCTCGATCCGGCTCGAGCAGGTCTCCCACGCCTACGGGGAGGACGAGGACGGCACCGAGCGGACCGTGCTGCGGCCCCTCGACCTCGACATCGCCGCCGGCGAGGTGGTGTCCCTCGTGGGTGCCTCCGGCGCGGGCAAGTCCACGCTCGCGGCGATCCTCGCCGGCACCCTCGCGCCCCGCCACGGCCGGGTGGTGCACGGCGGCGCGGATCTGGCCCGCGCCGACCTCGAGGCGGTGCGCTCGCACGCCTCGATCGTCAGCCAGGACGTGCACGTGTTCCGCGGGACGCTCCGGGAGGATCTGCAGCTCGCCGCCCCCCGGGCGACCGACGAGGAGCTGCGCCGTGCGCTGCGCCGCGTGGACGCGCTGGCCTGGGTGGACCGGCTCCCCCGCGGCCTGGACACCGAGGTGGGCGAGAAGGGGGAACGCCTCACCGCCGAGCAGTCGCAGCAGCTGGCGCTCGCCCGCGTCGCCCTGCAGGACCCGCAGGTGCTGATCCTCGACGAGGCGACGGCCGACGAGGGCTCCTCGGGCGCCCGGGTGCTCGAGCGCGCCGCCCTCGAGGTGGCCCGCGGCCGCACCACGATCATCGTCGCCCACCGCCTCTCGCAGGCGAAGGTCGCCGACCGGATCCTCGTGATGGCCGAGGGGAGGGTCGTCGAACAGGGCACGCATGAGGAGCTGGTCGCCCACGGCGGGGACTACGCCCGCCTGTGGGAGGCGTGGTCCGGCTGA